One region of Caldimonas thermodepolymerans genomic DNA includes:
- a CDS encoding cytochrome d ubiquinol oxidase subunit II has product MNAETLLPVIFMAVMGLALLAYVVLDGYDLGVGMLMHRANDAEKDTMVASIGPFWDANETWLVLGVGLLLIAFPKAQGVVLTALYLPTAAMLIGLILRGVAFDFRVKARAHHKPLWDRAFMAGSAIAALAQGWMLGRYVTGFADGALATGFAAAIALTLPAAYVMLGATWLVMKTDGALQAKAVRWAKLAWAPMVAGIVLISLATPLVSATVRERWFSMPGIIALLPIPLTTAVALVAARLLLNSSRILGKDCWAPFALVVGVFVLSFFGLAYSLYPYVVMDRITIWQAASAPASLAVILIGTAISVPAIIVYTVFAYRVFWGKTGELRYA; this is encoded by the coding sequence ATGAACGCCGAAACGCTGCTGCCCGTGATCTTCATGGCCGTCATGGGCCTGGCCCTGCTGGCCTACGTGGTGCTCGACGGCTACGACCTCGGCGTGGGGATGCTGATGCACCGCGCCAACGACGCCGAGAAGGACACCATGGTCGCCTCGATCGGCCCGTTCTGGGACGCCAACGAAACCTGGCTGGTGCTCGGTGTCGGCCTGCTGCTGATCGCCTTCCCCAAGGCCCAGGGCGTGGTGCTGACCGCGCTGTACCTGCCCACCGCGGCAATGCTGATCGGGCTGATCCTGCGCGGCGTCGCGTTCGACTTCCGCGTCAAGGCGCGCGCGCACCACAAGCCGCTGTGGGACCGCGCCTTCATGGCCGGCTCGGCGATCGCCGCGCTGGCGCAGGGCTGGATGCTGGGGCGCTACGTCACCGGCTTTGCCGACGGGGCGCTGGCCACGGGGTTCGCCGCCGCGATCGCGCTGACCCTGCCGGCGGCCTACGTGATGCTCGGTGCCACCTGGCTGGTCATGAAGACCGACGGCGCACTCCAGGCCAAGGCGGTGCGCTGGGCCAAGCTGGCCTGGGCGCCGATGGTGGCCGGCATCGTGCTGATCTCGCTGGCCACGCCGCTGGTCAGCGCCACGGTGCGCGAGCGCTGGTTCAGCATGCCCGGCATCATCGCGCTGCTGCCGATCCCGCTGACCACCGCCGTCGCGCTGGTGGCCGCGCGCCTGCTGCTGAACTCCTCGCGCATCCTCGGCAAGGACTGCTGGGCGCCGTTCGCGCTGGTCGTCGGGGTGTTCGTGCTGAGCTTCTTCGGCCTGGCCTACAGCCTGTACCCGTACGTCGTGATGGACCGCATCACGATCTGGCAGGCCGCCAGCGCTCCCGCCTCGCTGGCAGTGATCCTGATCGGCACGGCGATCTCGGTGCCGGCCATCATCGTCTACACGGTGTTCGCCTACCGGGTGTTCTGGGGCAAGACCGGCGAGCTGCGCTACGCGTGA
- a CDS encoding GreA/GreB family elongation factor, whose amino-acid sequence MEVLAQERLLTGLDHARLSSLLFKPRFAASLPAGLAETARELLDFARVVDATQVDPDIVTMRSRVIVERPGIGEINLCLVYPSEADPDSGCISVLTPLGLSLLGARVGQVITWTGPDQREHSAKVLRMVYQPESAGDYAV is encoded by the coding sequence ATGGAAGTGCTGGCGCAAGAGCGTCTTCTCACCGGGCTGGACCACGCCCGATTGTCCTCGCTGCTGTTCAAGCCGCGCTTCGCGGCGAGCCTGCCGGCCGGCTTGGCCGAGACCGCGCGCGAGCTGCTCGACTTCGCCCGGGTGGTCGATGCCACCCAGGTCGACCCCGACATCGTGACGATGCGCTCGCGCGTCATCGTCGAGCGGCCCGGCATTGGCGAGATCAACCTCTGCCTCGTCTACCCCTCCGAAGCCGACCCCGACAGCGGCTGCATCTCGGTGCTCACGCCGCTGGGCCTGAGCCTGCTCGGTGCGCGCGTCGGCCAGGTCATCACCTGGACCGGGCCGGACCAGCGCGAGCACTCGGCCAAGGTGCTGCGCATGGTCTACCAGCCCGAATCGGCCGGCGACTACGCCGTGTGA
- the alaS gene encoding alanine--tRNA ligase — MKAAEIRQTFLKFFESKGHQIVASSPVVPGDDPTLLFTNAGMNQFKDVFLGFDKRPYSRATTAQKCIRAGGKHNDLENVGYTARHHTFFEMLGNFSFGDYFKKDAITYAWELLTRHFKLPPERLWVTVYAEDDEAYEIWSKEVGVPVERIVRIGDNKGARYASDNFWMMGDTGPCGPCTEIFYDHGPEVAGGPPGSPDEDGDRYIEIWNLVFMQFNRTEDGQMHPLPKPSVDTGMGLERVAAVLQGVHSNYEIDLFVNLLAAARQAVESSGAQGVDPASPSLKVIADHIRACSFTVADGVIPGNEGRGYVLRRICRRAIRHGYKLGARTPFFHKLVAALVREMGDAYPELRQQQERITEVLKQEEERFFQTIANGMEILESALAALARSGKTELDGETAFKLHDTYGFPLDLTADVCRERGVTVDAAGFDAAMARQREQARAAGKFKMAQGLEYSGVPTTFHGYDALVHEGCKVVAVYVDGTAATSARAGDDAVIVLDHTPFYAESGGQVGDTGELRNNTSRFLVEDTQKIQADVYGHHGRVVEGEIKVGDTINARVDGEKRARTMRNHSATHLMHKALREVLGSHVQQKGSLVTPERTRFDFSHNAPLTDEQIRRIEALVNAEILANADTQARVMPIEEAQKLGAMMLFGEKYGDVVRVLDIGSSRELCGGTHVRRTGDIGLFKIVAESGVAAGIRRVEAVTGDNALAYLQSLESTVTQAAGALKAAPSELAARLSQVLEQVRSLEKEVAALKGKLASAQGDELVSQAVEVKGVKVLAATLEGADAKTLRETMDKLKDKLKSAAIVLASVDGGKVQLAAGVTSDRTGQVKAGELVNFVAQQVGGKGGGKPDMAMAGGTDASKLGAALASVQGWVAERL, encoded by the coding sequence ATGAAAGCCGCCGAGATCCGCCAGACGTTCCTGAAGTTCTTCGAGTCCAAGGGCCACCAGATCGTCGCATCCAGCCCGGTGGTGCCGGGGGACGACCCGACCCTGCTGTTCACCAACGCCGGGATGAACCAGTTCAAGGACGTGTTCCTCGGCTTCGACAAGCGGCCCTACAGCCGTGCGACCACGGCGCAGAAGTGCATCCGCGCCGGCGGCAAGCACAACGACCTGGAGAACGTCGGCTACACCGCGCGGCACCACACCTTCTTCGAGATGCTGGGCAACTTCAGCTTCGGCGACTACTTCAAGAAGGACGCGATCACCTACGCCTGGGAGCTGCTGACCCGCCACTTCAAGCTGCCGCCCGAGCGCCTGTGGGTGACCGTCTACGCCGAGGACGACGAGGCCTACGAGATCTGGAGCAAGGAGGTGGGCGTGCCGGTCGAGCGCATCGTGCGCATCGGCGACAACAAGGGGGCGCGCTACGCCTCGGACAACTTCTGGATGATGGGCGACACCGGCCCCTGCGGCCCGTGCACCGAGATCTTCTACGACCACGGCCCGGAAGTGGCCGGCGGCCCCCCGGGCAGCCCGGACGAGGACGGCGACCGCTACATCGAGATCTGGAACCTCGTCTTCATGCAGTTCAATCGCACCGAAGACGGCCAGATGCACCCGCTGCCCAAGCCCAGCGTCGACACCGGCATGGGCCTGGAGCGGGTCGCGGCGGTGCTGCAGGGCGTGCACTCGAACTACGAGATCGACCTGTTCGTGAACCTGCTGGCCGCGGCGCGCCAGGCGGTCGAGTCCTCCGGCGCGCAGGGCGTCGATCCGGCCTCGCCGTCGCTGAAGGTCATCGCCGACCACATCCGCGCCTGCTCGTTCACCGTGGCCGACGGCGTCATCCCCGGCAACGAGGGCCGCGGCTACGTGCTGCGCCGCATCTGCCGCCGCGCGATCCGCCACGGCTACAAGCTGGGCGCGCGCACGCCGTTCTTCCACAAGCTGGTGGCGGCGCTGGTGCGCGAGATGGGTGACGCCTACCCCGAGCTGCGCCAGCAGCAGGAGCGCATCACCGAGGTGCTGAAGCAGGAAGAGGAGCGCTTCTTCCAGACCATCGCCAACGGCATGGAGATCCTGGAGTCGGCGCTGGCCGCGCTGGCCCGGTCGGGCAAGACCGAGCTGGACGGCGAGACCGCGTTCAAGCTGCACGACACCTACGGCTTCCCGCTGGACCTGACCGCCGACGTCTGCCGCGAGCGCGGCGTGACGGTGGATGCGGCCGGCTTCGACGCCGCGATGGCGCGCCAGCGCGAGCAGGCGCGCGCGGCCGGCAAGTTCAAGATGGCGCAGGGCCTGGAGTACAGCGGCGTGCCGACCACCTTCCACGGCTACGACGCGCTGGTGCATGAAGGCTGCAAGGTGGTCGCGGTGTACGTCGACGGCACCGCGGCGACGTCCGCGCGCGCCGGCGACGATGCCGTGATCGTGCTCGACCACACCCCCTTCTACGCCGAGTCGGGCGGCCAGGTGGGCGACACTGGCGAGCTGCGCAACAACACCAGCCGCTTCTTGGTCGAGGACACCCAGAAGATCCAGGCCGACGTGTACGGCCACCACGGCCGCGTGGTCGAGGGCGAGATCAAGGTCGGCGACACCATCAACGCGCGCGTCGACGGCGAGAAGCGCGCCCGCACGATGCGCAACCACAGCGCGACCCACCTGATGCACAAGGCGCTGCGCGAGGTGCTCGGCTCGCACGTGCAGCAGAAGGGCTCGCTGGTGACGCCCGAGCGCACCCGCTTCGACTTCTCGCACAACGCGCCGCTGACCGACGAGCAGATCCGCCGCATCGAGGCGCTGGTCAACGCCGAGATCCTGGCCAATGCCGACACCCAGGCGCGCGTGATGCCGATCGAGGAAGCCCAGAAGCTGGGCGCGATGATGCTGTTCGGCGAGAAGTACGGCGACGTGGTGCGCGTGCTCGACATCGGCTCCAGCCGCGAGCTGTGCGGTGGCACGCACGTGCGCCGCACCGGCGACATCGGCCTGTTCAAGATCGTCGCCGAAAGCGGCGTCGCCGCGGGCATCCGCCGCGTCGAGGCGGTGACCGGCGACAACGCGCTGGCCTACCTGCAGTCGCTCGAATCCACCGTCACCCAGGCCGCCGGCGCGCTCAAGGCCGCGCCTTCGGAGCTGGCCGCGCGCCTCTCGCAGGTGCTCGAGCAGGTGCGCAGCCTGGAGAAGGAAGTCGCCGCGCTCAAGGGCAAGCTGGCGTCGGCCCAGGGCGACGAGCTGGTCAGCCAGGCCGTCGAGGTCAAGGGCGTCAAGGTGCTGGCCGCCACGCTGGAAGGCGCCGACGCCAAGACCCTGCGCGAGACCATGGACAAGCTCAAGGACAAGCTCAAGAGCGCGGCCATCGTGCTGGCCTCGGTCGACGGCGGCAAGGTGCAGCTGGCCGCCGGCGTCACGAGCGACCGCACCGGCCAGGTCAAGGCCGGCGAGCTGGTCAACTTCGTCGCCCAGCAGGTGGGCGGCAAGGGCGGCGGCAAGCCCGACATGGCGATGGCCGGCGGCACCGATGCATCGAAGCTCGGCGCGGCCCTGGCGTCGGTGCAGGGCTGGGTCGCCGAGCGGCTCTGA
- a CDS encoding phosphoethanolamine transferase, which produces MLVVVALLVIFGNLPFWHATLAGRSFAEASTWKFTVAAALAIAWLHVVPLLLLGTRRTVRPLLVLLVVVTAVAQHMMRQYGVVLDPPMLRNTLRTDVAEASELISPWLLANVAVALVVAALIWRVPLRERPWRQALGARAMALLGVSAVGVAALLLGFQDFSSTMRNQKELRYRISPGNVVYSTARVLVEDLREATRTPEPLAPARLADPAPDQKPRLLVLIVGETARAMNFSLNGYERETNPELAKRPVINFPQTEACGTSTEVSLPCMFSSLGRAGYSKARARASESLVQLLARVGMRVVWLDNQSGCKRVCTGVEYRRFSDERIVSPLCEGSRCLDGLLVEELGKLIQVAEGAPPRDTVVVLHQLGNHGPAYAKRYPREFARFQPECTKVELRDCSRDEIVNAYDNAILYTDHLIASVIDMLAAQEARYDVGMIYVSDHGESLGEKGLYLHGMPYAIAPREQLAVPMIWWLGGSGVRGWQGLDEACLRRRASQPASHDHLFHSMLGLLRVETTRYVADRDLVSPCRQERSAL; this is translated from the coding sequence GTGCTCGTCGTGGTCGCGCTGCTGGTGATCTTCGGCAACCTGCCGTTCTGGCACGCCACGCTCGCCGGGCGCAGCTTCGCCGAGGCATCCACGTGGAAGTTCACCGTGGCTGCGGCGCTGGCGATCGCCTGGCTGCACGTGGTGCCGCTGCTGCTGCTGGGCACCCGCCGGACGGTGCGGCCGTTGCTCGTCCTGCTGGTGGTGGTCACCGCGGTGGCGCAGCACATGATGCGGCAGTACGGCGTGGTGCTCGATCCGCCGATGCTGCGCAACACGCTGCGCACCGACGTCGCCGAGGCGTCCGAGCTGATTTCGCCCTGGCTGCTGGCCAACGTCGCGGTCGCGCTGGTCGTGGCCGCGCTCATCTGGCGCGTGCCGCTGCGCGAGCGGCCCTGGCGCCAGGCGCTGGGGGCACGGGCGATGGCGCTGCTGGGCGTCAGTGCCGTCGGCGTGGCCGCGCTGCTGCTCGGCTTCCAGGACTTCTCGTCGACGATGCGCAACCAGAAGGAGCTGCGCTACCGGATCTCGCCGGGCAACGTGGTCTATTCGACGGCGCGCGTGCTGGTCGAGGACCTGCGCGAGGCGACCCGCACGCCCGAGCCGCTGGCGCCGGCGCGCCTGGCCGACCCCGCGCCGGACCAGAAGCCCCGGCTGCTCGTGCTGATCGTCGGGGAGACGGCGCGCGCGATGAACTTCTCGCTCAACGGCTACGAGCGCGAGACCAACCCCGAGCTTGCGAAGCGCCCGGTCATCAACTTCCCGCAGACCGAGGCCTGCGGCACCTCCACCGAGGTGTCGCTGCCGTGCATGTTCTCCTCGCTGGGGCGTGCCGGCTACAGCAAGGCGCGCGCACGTGCCAGCGAGTCGCTGGTCCAGCTGCTGGCGCGCGTGGGCATGCGCGTGGTCTGGCTCGACAACCAGAGCGGCTGCAAGCGGGTGTGCACGGGCGTCGAGTACCGCCGGTTCAGCGACGAGCGGATCGTCTCGCCGCTGTGCGAGGGCAGCCGCTGCCTCGACGGCCTGCTGGTCGAGGAGCTGGGCAAGCTGATCCAGGTCGCCGAAGGCGCGCCGCCGCGCGATACCGTCGTCGTGCTGCACCAGCTGGGCAACCACGGCCCGGCGTACGCGAAGCGCTATCCCCGCGAGTTCGCCCGCTTCCAGCCCGAGTGCACCAAGGTGGAGCTGCGCGACTGCAGCCGCGACGAGATCGTCAACGCCTACGACAACGCCATCCTCTACACCGACCACCTGATCGCCTCGGTCATCGACATGCTGGCCGCGCAGGAAGCGCGCTACGACGTCGGCATGATCTACGTGTCCGACCACGGCGAGTCGCTGGGCGAGAAGGGGCTGTACCTGCACGGCATGCCGTACGCCATCGCGCCACGGGAGCAGCTGGCCGTGCCGATGATCTGGTGGCTGGGCGGCAGCGGCGTGCGCGGCTGGCAGGGCCTGGACGAGGCCTGCCTGCGCCGGCGCGCCAGCCAGCCCGCGAGCCACGACCACCTGTTCCATTCGATGCTGGGGCTGCTGCGCGTCGAGACCACGCGCTACGTCGCGGACCGGGACCTGGTCAGCCCCTGCCGGCAGGAGCGCAGTGCACTATGA
- a CDS encoding undecaprenyl-diphosphate phosphatase: MDIVLLLKAAVMGIVEGLTEFLPISSTGHLILASSLLDFTGDTVKVFDIAIQTGAMLAVVWEYRARLAATVRGIGHDLRARRFAANVVIAFLPAVAVGLLFGGWIKEHLFYPVPVAVALIAGGFVILWIERRHRHLYGERDLEGARLARVETVDDMTALDALKVGLLQCFALIPGTSRSGATIMGAIVLGFSRKAATEFSFFLGIPTLTGAGVYSLWKQRDLLSWGDVPMFTVGTVLSFVSALLCIRWLIRYVSSHDFVPFAWYRLVFGALILLTAWTGWIEWHGQG; encoded by the coding sequence TTGGACATCGTTCTGCTGTTGAAGGCTGCCGTGATGGGCATCGTCGAAGGACTCACCGAGTTCCTGCCCATTTCCTCCACCGGCCACCTGATCCTCGCGTCCTCGCTGCTCGACTTCACCGGCGACACCGTCAAGGTGTTCGACATCGCGATCCAGACCGGCGCCATGCTGGCGGTGGTCTGGGAGTACCGCGCGCGGCTGGCCGCCACCGTGCGGGGCATCGGCCATGACCTGCGGGCGCGGCGCTTCGCGGCCAACGTGGTGATCGCCTTCCTGCCGGCGGTGGCCGTCGGGCTGCTGTTCGGCGGCTGGATCAAGGAGCACCTGTTCTACCCGGTGCCGGTGGCGGTCGCCCTGATCGCCGGCGGCTTCGTCATCCTGTGGATCGAGCGCCGGCACCGGCACCTGTACGGCGAGCGCGACCTGGAAGGCGCACGCCTGGCGCGCGTCGAGACCGTCGACGACATGACCGCGCTGGATGCCCTGAAGGTCGGGCTGCTGCAGTGCTTCGCGCTGATCCCCGGCACCAGCCGCTCGGGCGCGACCATCATGGGCGCCATCGTGCTGGGCTTCTCGCGCAAGGCCGCCACCGAGTTCAGCTTCTTCCTCGGCATTCCCACGCTGACCGGCGCAGGCGTCTACTCGCTGTGGAAGCAGCGCGACCTGCTCAGCTGGGGCGACGTGCCGATGTTCACGGTCGGCACCGTGCTGTCGTTCGTCAGTGCCCTGCTGTGCATCCGCTGGCTGATCCGCTATGTCTCCAGCCACGACTTCGTGCCGTTCGCGTGGTACCGGCTGGTGTTCGGTGCGCTGATCCTGCTGACCGCCTGGACCGGCTGGATCGAGTGGCACGGGCAGGGCTGA
- a CDS encoding NMCC_0638 family (lipo)protein: protein MGAIRRLSAALAAAWMAAAAAQDSEPVAQTQPVSPPGVIQARTLDQPPGVVYAIAPPAPEAVARAFVEGCIAHEGDLTAVVDWAISEGYLPRDPLSSEAQTLLDGRAGSVFLMPGNAAPVYLVAMSGGRCIVWAEGAVGPATHQALLRALGELAGRTGRLEKTLERHIERGGTWRRQLQWRYRRAGGYQDFGIDAVTTLTEQPGVQAFHLAPVARTSRYDPDGMPAR from the coding sequence GTGGGCGCGATCCGGCGACTGTCGGCGGCGCTGGCGGCGGCCTGGATGGCCGCGGCGGCCGCGCAGGACTCCGAACCCGTGGCGCAGACCCAGCCGGTGTCGCCGCCCGGCGTGATCCAGGCACGCACGCTCGACCAGCCGCCGGGCGTGGTCTACGCCATCGCGCCGCCCGCTCCGGAGGCGGTGGCACGCGCCTTCGTGGAGGGCTGCATCGCCCACGAGGGCGACCTGACCGCGGTGGTCGACTGGGCGATCTCCGAAGGCTACCTGCCGCGCGATCCGCTGTCGTCCGAGGCACAGACCCTGCTCGACGGGCGCGCCGGCTCGGTGTTCCTGATGCCGGGCAATGCCGCGCCGGTCTACCTCGTGGCCATGTCCGGCGGGCGCTGCATCGTCTGGGCCGAGGGCGCCGTGGGCCCGGCCACCCACCAGGCGCTGTTGCGCGCCCTGGGCGAGCTGGCCGGCCGCACCGGGCGGCTGGAGAAGACGCTGGAGCGGCACATCGAGCGCGGTGGCACCTGGCGCCGCCAGCTGCAGTGGCGCTACCGCCGCGCCGGCGGCTACCAGGACTTCGGCATCGACGCCGTCACCACCCTGACCGAACAGCCCGGCGTGCAGGCCTTCCACCTCGCCCCGGTGGCGCGCACGTCGCGCTACGACCCGGACGGCATGCCGGCACGTTGA
- a CDS encoding TetR/AcrR family transcriptional regulator, which yields MLSTSPAPAPAEPGPSRRRRKEARPQELLDAALDLFVEKGFAATKMDDVAARAGVSKGTVYLYFPSKEELLKAVIRHNLTLTISQVDDLVDQFEGSTADLMRLAAATWWEQVGATQASGIFKLIITEVRNFPDLAAFYAQEVIEPGERLLVRLLQRGVDRGEFRTTPNPLDTAHSLIFPLLMLCLHKHSIGACPSADAIVHDPRRFIDNHLDLMLQGLLARTA from the coding sequence ATGTTGTCCACCTCCCCTGCTCCCGCGCCCGCCGAACCGGGGCCGTCGCGCCGCCGGCGCAAGGAAGCCCGTCCGCAGGAGCTGCTGGATGCAGCGCTGGACCTGTTCGTCGAGAAGGGCTTTGCCGCCACCAAGATGGACGACGTCGCCGCGCGGGCAGGCGTCTCCAAGGGCACGGTCTACCTGTACTTCCCGAGCAAGGAAGAACTGCTCAAGGCGGTGATCCGCCACAACCTGACGCTGACGATCTCGCAGGTCGACGACCTGGTCGACCAGTTCGAGGGCTCCACCGCCGACCTGATGCGCCTGGCCGCGGCCACCTGGTGGGAGCAGGTCGGCGCCACGCAGGCGTCCGGCATCTTCAAGCTGATCATCACCGAGGTGCGCAACTTCCCCGACCTGGCCGCCTTCTATGCGCAGGAAGTCATCGAGCCGGGCGAGCGCCTGCTGGTGCGCCTGCTGCAGCGCGGCGTGGACCGCGGCGAGTTCCGCACCACCCCGAACCCGCTGGACACGGCGCATTCGCTGATCTTTCCGCTGCTGATGCTGTGCCTGCACAAGCACTCGATCGGCGCCTGCCCCTCGGCGGACGCCATCGTGCACGATCCGCGGCGCTTCATCGACAATCACCTCGACCTGATGCTGCAGGGCCTCTTGGCACGCACCGCCTGA
- the trmB gene encoding tRNA (guanosine(46)-N7)-methyltransferase TrmB, whose translation MAQEHEKTPNEAAAAPARVEHPRTIRSYVMRAGRTTEGQARALATLGPRFILPYREAPLDFAAVFGRQAPVILEIGFGMGDATAHIAALQPQHDFIGCEVHEPGVGALLKHIGEQGLTNLRIVQHDAVEVLQHMIPPASLAGVHIFFPDPWHKKRHHKRRLIQPPFVAQLVTRLAPGGYLHCATDWEPYAQQMLEVLSACPELQNTAAGFAPRPAYRPQTKFEKRGLRLGHGVWDLVFRRV comes from the coding sequence ATGGCACAAGAGCACGAAAAAACCCCGAACGAGGCCGCCGCCGCGCCGGCCCGAGTCGAGCATCCGCGCACGATCCGCAGCTACGTGATGCGGGCCGGTCGCACCACCGAAGGCCAGGCCCGCGCGCTCGCGACGCTGGGGCCGCGCTTCATCCTGCCCTACCGCGAAGCGCCGCTCGATTTCGCCGCCGTCTTCGGTCGCCAGGCCCCGGTGATCCTGGAGATCGGCTTCGGCATGGGCGATGCCACCGCGCACATTGCCGCGCTGCAGCCGCAGCATGACTTCATCGGCTGCGAGGTCCACGAACCGGGTGTGGGCGCCCTGCTCAAGCACATCGGCGAGCAGGGGCTCACCAACCTGCGCATCGTGCAGCACGACGCGGTCGAGGTGCTGCAGCACATGATCCCGCCCGCCTCGCTGGCCGGCGTGCACATCTTCTTCCCCGACCCCTGGCACAAGAAGCGCCACCACAAGCGCCGGCTGATCCAGCCGCCCTTCGTCGCGCAGCTGGTCACGCGCCTGGCACCGGGCGGCTACCTGCACTGCGCGACCGACTGGGAGCCCTACGCCCAGCAGATGCTGGAGGTGCTGTCAGCCTGCCCCGAGCTGCAGAACACCGCAGCCGGCTTCGCGCCGCGGCCGGCGTACCGGCCGCAGACCAAGTTCGAGAAGCGCGGCCTGCGTCTCGGCCACGGGGTGTGGGACCTGGTGTTCCGGCGCGTCTGA
- a CDS encoding NAD-dependent succinate-semialdehyde dehydrogenase, with the protein MDMKTSPLASLKDPGLLKTDALINGAWVAGTRRFAVHDPATGLKLAEVANLGAAEAEQAIADADRAWAGWRAQTAKARAAILMKWFHLLREHAEDLARIMTAEQGKPLAEARGEVAYAASFIEWFAEEAKRVYGETIPTTDPNKRYVVIKQPIGVCAAITPWNFPIAMITRKVAPALAAGCPVVIKPAEQTPLSALATAELAVRAGIPPGVLNVVTADAEGSVEVGKVMCASDTVRHLSFTGSTEVGRILMQQCAPTIKKLSLELGGNAPFIVFDDADLDSAVEGAMQSKYRNAGQTCVCANRIYAQDGIYEAFVAKLAEKAKALRVGNGFEDGVQQGPLIDDNAIAKVERHVADAVGKGARVLTGGKRLQGRFFEPTVLADVTPDMLCSREETFGPVAPVIRFRTEEEVIALANDTEFGLASYFYSRDIGRIFRVGEALEYGMVGINTGLVAVAEVPFGGVKQSGLGREGSHHGMDDYVEIKYLCLGDIQK; encoded by the coding sequence ATGGACATGAAGACCTCCCCGCTGGCCAGCCTGAAAGACCCTGGCCTGCTCAAGACCGACGCGCTGATCAACGGCGCCTGGGTGGCCGGCACCCGGCGCTTTGCCGTGCACGACCCGGCCACCGGGCTGAAGCTGGCCGAGGTGGCCAACCTGGGGGCGGCCGAGGCCGAACAGGCGATCGCCGACGCCGACCGGGCCTGGGCCGGCTGGCGCGCGCAGACCGCCAAGGCGCGCGCGGCGATCCTGATGAAGTGGTTCCACCTGCTGCGCGAGCACGCCGAGGACCTGGCGCGCATCATGACCGCCGAGCAGGGCAAGCCGCTGGCCGAGGCCCGCGGCGAGGTCGCCTACGCGGCCAGCTTCATCGAGTGGTTCGCCGAGGAGGCCAAGCGCGTCTACGGCGAGACCATCCCGACCACCGACCCGAACAAGCGCTACGTCGTCATCAAGCAGCCGATCGGCGTGTGCGCGGCGATCACGCCGTGGAACTTCCCGATCGCGATGATCACCCGCAAGGTCGCCCCGGCGCTGGCCGCCGGCTGCCCGGTGGTGATCAAGCCGGCCGAGCAGACGCCGCTGTCGGCGCTGGCCACGGCCGAGCTGGCGGTGCGTGCCGGCATCCCGCCCGGGGTGCTGAACGTGGTCACGGCCGACGCCGAAGGCTCGGTCGAGGTCGGGAAGGTCATGTGCGCCAGCGACACCGTGCGGCACCTGTCGTTCACCGGCTCGACCGAGGTCGGCCGCATCCTGATGCAGCAGTGCGCGCCGACCATCAAGAAGCTGTCGCTGGAGCTGGGCGGCAACGCGCCCTTCATCGTGTTCGACGACGCCGACCTCGACAGCGCGGTCGAGGGCGCGATGCAGAGCAAGTACCGCAACGCCGGGCAGACCTGCGTCTGCGCCAACCGCATCTATGCCCAGGACGGCATCTACGAGGCGTTCGTCGCGAAGCTGGCCGAGAAGGCCAAGGCCTTGCGCGTGGGCAACGGCTTCGAGGACGGCGTGCAGCAGGGCCCGCTGATCGACGACAACGCGATCGCCAAGGTCGAGCGCCACGTGGCCGATGCCGTCGGCAAGGGCGCGCGCGTGCTCACCGGCGGCAAGCGCCTGCAGGGCCGCTTCTTCGAGCCCACCGTGCTGGCCGACGTGACGCCCGACATGCTGTGCTCGCGCGAGGAGACCTTCGGCCCGGTGGCCCCGGTGATCCGCTTCAGGACCGAGGAGGAAGTGATCGCGCTGGCCAACGACACCGAGTTCGGGCTGGCGAGCTACTTCTACAGCCGCGACATCGGTCGCATCTTCCGCGTCGGCGAGGCGCTCGAGTACGGCATGGTCGGGATCAACACCGGACTGGTCGCGGTGGCCGAGGTGCCGTTCGGCGGCGTCAAGCAGTCCGGCCTGGGCCGCGAGGGTTCGCACCACGGCATGGACGACTACGTCGAGATCAAGTACCTGTGCCTGGGCGACATCCAGAAGTGA
- a CDS encoding diacylglycerol kinase, with translation MSVVNPHKGRVGLPRLVHALGHSMAGLKVAFRDESAFRQEVLAALVLAPLACWLAGDWKELVLLLGSLLLVLIVELLNSGLEAAIDRISYEHHELSKRAKDLGSAAVLVALVLCGLVWGLALWARLS, from the coding sequence ATGAGCGTCGTCAATCCCCACAAGGGCCGCGTCGGCCTGCCTCGCCTCGTCCATGCGCTGGGCCATTCGATGGCCGGGCTGAAGGTGGCATTCCGGGACGAGAGCGCGTTCCGCCAGGAGGTGCTGGCCGCGCTGGTGCTCGCGCCGCTGGCGTGCTGGCTGGCGGGTGACTGGAAGGAGCTCGTGCTGCTGCTCGGCTCGCTGCTGCTGGTGCTGATCGTCGAGCTGCTCAACTCGGGGCTGGAGGCGGCCATCGACCGCATCTCCTACGAGCACCACGAGCTGTCCAAGCGCGCCAAGGACCTGGGCAGCGCCGCGGTGCTGGTGGCGCTGGTGCTGTGCGGCCTGGTCTGGGGCCTGGCGCTGTGGGCGCGCCTGTCCTGA